AAGGCGGTGCTGGGTGAGCTGGCCGCTTTGGTGGAGCGTGGCGCGCTCACGCCGGTGATCGACCGGAGCTACCCGTTCGACGACCTGCGCACCGCGATCGCGTACCAGGAAGCCGGGCACACCAAGGGAAAGGTGGTCGTGACGCTGTGACGGTCCGGAAGGCGGCGGGTGCGCCGGCGCCTCCCGGTGTCGTCAGCCGTTGTGCGGGCAGGTGCCCCGATAGTCCGAAATGGACAGACTGGTGCCCGGGATCGGGCAGAGGAACTGTTCGTAGCGGGTGTCGTCGTCGATGAACCGCTTGAGCCAGGACAGGGTGTACTTCGCGATCGTCGTGTTCGGCGAGTTGGGGGCGAAGTGGCTGGCGCCGCGCAGTTCGAGGTACGCCTTGTCCACAGAGGACGGGAGGCTGGTGTAGAAGGGGATCGAGTGCGAGGCCACCGGGGCGACGGTGTCCGCCTCCGCCCCGACGACGAGCGTCGGCACGCGGACCGTCGACCAGGTCTTGGTCAGGTTCCAGCCGGTCGGCGGGATCGCGGCCTGCAGGGACGGCCGGGAGCGCGCGGCTTCGAGGGTGCCGCCCCGCCCATCGAGTGCCCGACGACGCCGGGCCGGCTGCTGTCGATGCGCGACCGGACACTGCTCTGCTGGGTGAGGTAGTCGAGCGAGGCCGGCAGCTGCCTGCCCCGGCTGTCGGGCTGGTCGCTCGTGGTCAGGGTGTCGATGGTGAAGACGACGAAGCCCTGCGACGCGAGCCGCGGGGCCCAGCCAGGCGATGCTCGACTGGAGAGCGGTGAAGCCGGGGGCGATCGAGATGGCCCCGAACGTGCCGGCGGTCGTGCCCGTCGGGTAGTGGATGGTGCCGCCGCCGAAGCCGGAGACGGCCAGCCGCGACACCGTGATGGTGCTGGTCGCGAAGCTGCCGCGGTCGGCCTCGATGCCGGCGGAAGAACGTCGTGCGCGAGATCCCGGGTTCGGCCGCCATCCGGCCGAGGTCGAGGCGGGTTCCGGCGAACAGCAGCTGCGCCGCGTGGCGGACGATGTCGTCGGTCGAGACGGTCACCCGCCCACCCTATCCGCAGGTCGCCGACGGTTACTTTGAAGTGCGTGCCGCCGCGCGGTTAGCGTGGTGCCGTGCGCGTAGACATCTGGTCCGATCTCGTCTGTCCCTGGTGCTATCTCGGCAAACGCCGCTTCGAGCGGGCGGTCGCCGAGCTCGGCGCCGACGTCGAGGTCGTGCACCACTCGTTCCAGCTCGACCCGTCGTTCCCGCGCGGGACGTCCCGGCCGACGCGCGAGGTGCTGTCCGAGAAGTACGGCCGGACGCTCGAAGAAGCCGACGCCATGGAAGCGCAGATGGAGCAGCGCGCGGCCGCCGACGGTCTCGAGTACCACCTCGACGGCGTCCACATGGGAAACACCGTCGACGGCCACCGCCTGGTGCACCTCGCCGGCGAGCGCGGGCTGGCCGACGCCGTCGTCGACCGGTTCTACCGCGCGCACTTCACCGAACGGCGGTCGCTGTTCGACCGCGACTCGCTGGTGGAGCTGGCCGCCGAAGCCGGGCTCGACGCCGCCGAGGCCCGCGCCGTGCTCGAGTCGGACGCCTACGAAGCCGAAGTCGCGGCGGACGGCGAACAGGCCCGGTCGCTCGGCGCGACCGGGGTCCCGTTCTTCGTGATCGACCAGCGGTTCGGCGTCGCCGGCGCGCAGTCGCCCGAGGTGTTCGCCCAGGTGCTGCGGCGCGCGGCGGACGTCAGCGGCGCCGCCGCCGGGTGAACCGCGAGCGGTCGGTCGCGACGCCGGCCAGGTGCAGGGCGACGCACAGCAGCCCGGCGGTGGTCAGCGTCCCGGTCGTGATGACCGGGCCGAGCCCGAACCCGGCGAGCTCCATGATCAGGGCGAGCCCGAAGAGCACGGCGGCGAGGATGGCGAGCATGACGCCTCGTTTCTGCGGCGGCAGGACCGAATGGTCCACGCCGCTGCGACGTTTGCGAAACCGGGGGATCCGGCTTGGTGGCCAGTAATTCCCCCGGCTCAGTGCGGTCAAACGAGAACTTCCGGGCGTGGCGGCGCCCCCCGTCTTCCACGGTACCGGCCGGCACCGACAGTTCCGCCGTGCCGGCGCGGTGCGGGAGGTCAGGCCGGTGGTGGCGCGGTGCTCGACCGGACGATCAGCTCCGTCGGCACCGTCACCGGCTCGCCCGCCTCCGCGCCCGTCTCGATCTCCGCCAGCAGCGCCGAAACCGCGTGGCGGCCGACCGCTTCGAACGACTGGCGGATCGTCGTCAGCGGGGGCCAGAAGCAGGCCGACTCCTCCATGTCGTCGAATCCCACCACGCTCACTTCGTCCGGCACCCGGCGTCCCGTTTCGTGCAGGGCCCGCAACAATCCCAGTGCCATCTGGTCGTTCGCCACGAACACCGCCGTCACCGCCGGGTCGGCCGCCAGCGCCAGCCCCGCCTGGTAGCCCGACGAGGGTGACCAGTCGCCGGTCAGCACCGGGGGGACGAACGCGCCCGCCAGCTCCAGCGTGGCCCGCCACGACTTCCGGCGGCGCTCGGCCGAGTAGGACTGCGGGGGCCCCGCGATGTGCCAGACCGTCTCGTGTCCCAGCTCCAGCAGGTGCCGGGTCGCCGTGGCGGCGCCGTCGGCCTGGTCGGTGTCGACCACCGGGTAGTCGTACCGGGCGCTCGAATCGATGACCACCACCGGAAGCCCGTGCGGCAGCTCGATTTCGCTCTGGTCGAGCTGGTGCTGCTCGATGAGGATGATGACGCCGTCGACGGCCTGCTCGTTCAGCTTGCTGAACGCCCCCGTCACCTCGCCCTGGGTCGGGCGCGTCACCGGCATCAGGATGATCGAAAACCCCTCCGGGACGACCGCCGCCGCGATGGCGTCGAGCGTGCGGCTGTTGCCGAACGTCGGCAGGGCCGAGATGATCACGCCGATGCTGCGGAACTTGCCGTTGCGCAACGCGCGCGCGGCGCTGTTGGGCCGGTAGCCGATCCGGCGCATCGCGGCGAGGACGCGCTCGCGGGTGGCGTCGTCCACGTTGGTCTTGCCGTTCGCCACGCGGGACACCGTCTGGCCGGACACGCCCGCCTCGCGCGCGACGTCCGCCATCGACGGTCCACGACGCGGGGATGCAGCGGTCACGGGAGTCTCCTTGGCGTCCTGGACATGTTTACGTCAACACGTTACCCTCCGACCGTCCATGTTGACGTAAACATCTCGCGATCCACCGGAGGGACGATGACGTCCACAGCGGCCCCGCCGGTCCCGGCGCCGCCCCGCCGGGCGACCCCGGCCCGCCGTTCGCGGCGGCAGTGGCGCGGCTGGCTCTTCGTCGCCCCGTTCGTCCTGGTCTTCGCGCTCACCTTCCTGGCGCCGATCATCTACGCGTTCGGCCTCAGCCTGTTCCGCGACCAGGCGTTCTTCGGCGGCACGGTGTTCGTCGGCGCCGACAACTACGCGCAGGTCCTGCGCGACGCGAAGTTCTGGGAGTCCTTCCTCCGGGTCCTGCTCTTCCTCGTCGTGCAGGTGCCGATCATGCTGCTGCTGGCGCTGGTCGCGGCGCTGGCCATCGACAGCGCCCGGCTGCACGCGGCCGGGTTCTTCCGGGTCGTGATCTTCCTGCCGTACGCCGTGCCCGCCGTGGTCGCCGCCCTGATGTGGGGCTTCATGTACGGCGACCACTTCGGCCTCGCGGCGGACCTCAACCACCTGCTCGGCACCGACGCCGTGAAGCCGCTGTCGGACCACTGGATGCTCGCCTCGATCGGCAACGTCGTCACCTGGGAGTTCGTGGGCTACAACATGCTCATCTTCTACTCGGCGTTGAAGGTGATCCCGAAGGAGCTGTACGAAGCGGCGTCGATCGACGGCGCCGGTGCGTTCCGCACGATCGCCAGCGTCAAGCTGCCCGCACTGCGCGGCTCGATCGTGATCGCGACGATCTTCTCGATCATCGGCAGCTTCCAGCTGTTCAACGAGCCGAACATCATGCGCACGCTGGCGCCGAACGTGATCGGCACCTTCTACACGCCGAACATGTACGCCTACAACCTCTCCTTCGGCGGCCAGCAGTACAACTACTCCGCCACGGTCGCGATCGTGATGGGCGTGATCACCGCGGTCATCGCCTACGTCGTGCAGCTGCGCGGCACCCGGAAGGGGATGTGACGTGGCCACGTTTTCGGTGACGCGCCCCAGCAAGTCGCGCGTGCTCACGGCGGTCATGGCGCTGTACCTGGTCTACACCCTGGTTCCGCTGGTGTGGCTGGTGATCAACGCGACCAAGACCCAGCCCGCGCTGTTCTCCTCGTCGGGGCTGGCGTTCGGCGGCCCGTTCGCGCTGTTCGACAACATCGGGCAGACGTTCACCTACGACGGCGGGATCTTCTTCCGCTGGCTCGGGAACACGGTGCTCTACGTCGTGGTCGGCGCCGGCGGGGCGACGATCCTCGCCACCGCGGCGGGCTACGGGCTGGCCAAGTACCGCTTCCCCGGCCGGCGGGCGGTCTTCGCCGTCGTCCTCGGCGCGGTGGCCGTGCCCGGCACCGCGCTCGCCGTGCCGACGTTCCTGCTGTTCAGCAAGCTCGGGCTGACCAACACGCCGCTGTCGGTCATCATCCCGTCGCTGATCAGCCCGTTCGGGCTCTACCTGATCTGGGTGTACGCCGCCGACGCGATCCCCGACGAGCTCCTGGAGGCGGCGCGGATCGACGGCGCGGGGGAGATCCGGATCTTCCTCACCGTGACGCTGCGCCAGCTGGTGCCCGGGATCGTCACGGTCGCGCTGTTCACGATGGTGCAGACCTGGAACAACTACTTCCTGCCGCTGATCATGCTCAGCGAACCGAAGTGGTACCCGCTGACCGTCGGGCTCAACCAGTGGAGCGCGCAGGCGAACGGCGCCGGCGCGCGCCCGATCTTCAACCTGGTGCTCACCGGGTCGCTGCTCACGATCATTCCCCTCGTCATCGCTTTCCTGCTCATGCAACGGTTCTGGCAATCGGGGCTGAGCGCGGGGAGCGTCAAGCAATGAGCCGTCACACCGTCGTGAAGGGACACTCGATGTCACGCATCCGCAGTCGCGCCAAGGCGTTCGCCGCCGTGGCGCTCGCCGCCGCCCTCGCGGTCGGCTGCTCGTCCGGGAGCCCGTCCGGACCCGCCGCCGCCACCGGCAGCCAGGACTCCGTCGACGCCGCGCTCAAGGCGGGCGGCACGATCACGTACTGGAGCTGGACCCCGTCGGCCAAGGACCAGGTCGCCGCGTTCGAGAAGGAATACCCGAACGTCAAGGTGAACTACGTCAACGCGGGGACGAACAAGGAGGAGTACACCAAGCTCCAGAACGCGATCAAGGCCGGCACCGGCGGGCCGGACGTCGTGCAGATCGAGTACTACGCGCTCCCGCAGTTCGCGCTGACCGATTCGCTGGTCAACCTCGACCAGTACGGCTTCGGCGCGTTCGAAAAGGACTTCAGCGCCTCGACGTGGTCGAGTGTTCGCGTGAACAACGGCACCTACGGCCTGCCGCAGGACTCCGGGCCGATGGCGCTGTTCTACAACAAGGAAGTCTTCGACAAGAACGGCATCGCCGTGCCGAAGACGTGGGACGAGTACCTCGCGGCGGCCAAGAAGCTGCACGCGGCCGACCCCACCAAGTACATCACCTCCGACACCGGTGACCCCGGGTTCGCGCTGAGCATGATCTGGCAGGCGGGCGGGCGCCCGTTCAGCGCCGACGGCCGCAACGTCAAGATCAACCTGGCCGACGCCGGTACCAAGAAGTGGACGTCGACCTGGGACCAGCTGATCCAGGGCAAGCTGCTCGCCCCGATCAAGGAGTGGTCCGACGACTGGTTCCGCGCGCTCGGCGACGGCACCATCTCCACCCTGGTCACCGGCGCCTGGATGCCCGGCAACTTCAAGTCCTCGGTCCCCGGCGGCGCCGGGAAGTGGGCCGTCGCGCCGATGCCGACCTACGACGGGCAGCCGGTCACCGCGGAGAACGGCGGCAGCACGCAGTCCGTGCTCAAGCAGAGCGGCAACCCGGCGCTGGCCGCGGCGTTCGTGCGCTGGCTCAACCACGGCAACGGCGTCAAGCCGTTCATCGAGAGCGGCGGCTTCCCGGCCACCACCGCCGACCTGACGTCGCCGGCGTTCGTCGACGAGGCCGTGCCGTACTTCGGCGGGCAGAAGATCAACCAGGTGCTGACCCAGGCGTCGAAGGACGTCGCGAAGGGCTGGACCTACCTGCCGTACCAGACCTACGCCAACAGCGTCTTCAGCGACACCGTCGGCAAGGCGTACCTCAACGGCACCGGGCTCGACGCCGGGCTGACGGCCTGGCAGCAGGCGCTCGTCGACTACGGCAACCAGCAGGGCTTCACGGTCAGCGCGGGTTGAGCGCGTGAGTGCCGACATCGAGGGCGACGCGGGCGAGGTGATCGGCCCGGTCCCGCGTCGCCTGTTCGGCTCGTTCGTCGAGCACATGGGCCGGGCCGTGTACACCGGGATCCACGAACCCGGTCACTCCACTTCGGACGAACGCGGTTTCCGCGGCGACGTGCTGGAGCTGGTCCGCGAGCTCGGGCCGACCGTGATCCGCTACCCCGGCGGGAACTTCGTCTCCGGCTACCGCTGGGAGGACGGCGTCGGGCCGGAGCGCCCGGTCCGGCTCGACCCCGCCTGGCACAGCGTGGAGTCCAACCGCTTCGGCCTGCACGAGTTCGTCGCGTGGGCCGAAGCCGCGGGTGCCGAGGTGATGTACGCCGTCAACCTCGGCACCCGCGGCATCCAGGAAGCCGCCGACGTCCTGGAGTACTGCAACCACCCCGGCGGCACGGAACTGAGCGAGCGGCGGCGCGCGAACGGCGCCGACCGCCCGTTCGGCTTCAAGCTGTGGTGCCTGGGCAACGAGATGGACGGCCCGTGGCAGATCGGCCACAAGACCGCCGACGAGTACGGCCGCCTCGCCGCGGAGACCGCCCGGGTCATGCGGATGATCGACCCGGGCGTCGAGCTCGTCGTCGCGGGCAGCTCCCACGCGGGGATGCCGACGTTCGGCTCGTGGGAGCGCACGGTGCTGCGCCACACCGCGGCGCTCGTCGACCACATCTCGCTGCACGCCTACTACCAGGAGCTGCACGGGGACACCGACAGCTACCTGGCCAGCTCGGCCGCGCTCGACCGCTACATCGGGACGACGGCCGGGATCATCGACGAGACCCTCGCCGAACTGGGGCTCGACAAGCGGATCGGGATCAGCGTCGACGAGTGGAACGTCTGGGACCTGCGCCGCTGGAACGAGGTCGACCAGGCGCGGCTCGCCGAGGGCGGCTGGCGGGAGCACCCGCGGATCATCGAGGACACCTACACGGTCACCGACGCCGTCGTCGTCGGCTCGCTGCTGAGTTCGCTGCTGCGCAACGTCGACCGGGTCACCATGGCGAACCAGGCCCAGCTGGTCAACGTCATCGCGCCGATCCGCACCGAACCCGGCGGCCCGGCGTGGCGGCAGCCGACGTTCCACCCGTTCCGCCAGGTCGCCACGCTGGCCGGCGGGGTGAGCCTGCGCCTGACCGTCGAAGGCGAGCGCCTGCGCACCGCGCAGCACGGCGAAGTCGACCTCGTCGACGTCGCCGCGACGGTCGAGGAATCCGGACGCGGCGCCGTGTTCCTCACCAACCGGGCCACGGCGTCGCCGACCGAAGTCCGGCTGCGCCTGCGCGGCGCGCGGTACGGCGTGTACGCCGCCGAAACCCTGACCACACCCGACGGCGGGACGCGGCACACCGTCAACACCGCCGACTCACAACCGGTCCGGCCGGTGCCCTTGCCCGGCGCCGCCGCGACGTCCGACCCAGGGGGGACGACCATCACCGTGACACTGCCACCCTTGTCCTGGACCGCGCTCCAGCTGTGCCCGGAGGCGGGCGGCCATGCCTGAGTTCGTGATCGGGGAGACCGACTTCCTGCTCGACGGCCGGCCGTTCCGGATCCTGTCCGGGGCGCTGCACTACTTCCGGGTGCACCCGGACCTGTGGGCCGACCGGATCGACAAGGCCCGGCGGATGGGCCTGAACACCATCGAGACGTACGTCCCGTGGAACGCGCACGCCCCCGAGCCCGGCACGTTCGACCTCTCCGGCGGGCTCGACCTCGACCGGTTCCTGCGGCTCGTCGCCGACGCCGGGATGCACGCGATCGTCCGGCCCGGCCCGTACATCTGCGCGGAGTGGGACAACGGCGGCCTGCCGGCGTGGCTGTTCCGCGATCCCTCGGTCGGGGTCCGCCGGTACGAGCCGCGCTACCTCGACGCGGTGCGCGAATACCTCGCGCGGGTCTACGAAGTCGTCGTCCCGCACCAGGTCGACCGCGGCGGGCCGGTGCTGCTGGTCCAGATCGAAAACGAGTACGGCGCGTTCGGCGACGACAAGCGGTACCTGCGGGCGCTGGCCGAGCACACCCGCGCGTGCGGGGTCACCGTGCCGCTGACCACGGTGGACCAGCCGACGCCGGAGATGCTCGAGGCGGGCAGCCTCGAGGGGCTGCACCGCACGGCGTCGTTCGGGTCGGGCACCGAGGCCCGGCTCGCGATCCTGCGGGCCCACCAGCCCACCGGGCCGCTGATGTGCAGCGAGTTCTGGAACGGCTGGTTCGACCACTGGGGTGCGCACCACCACACGACCTCGGCCGCGGACGCGGCGGCCGAGCTCGACGCGCTGCTCGCCGCGGGCGCGTCGGTCAACCTGTACATGTTCCACGGCGGCACCAACTTCGGGCTCACCAGCGGCGCGAACGACAAGGGCGTCTACCAGCCGCTCGTCACGTCGTACGACTACGACGCGCCGCTGGACGAAGCCGGGGACCCGACGCCGAAGTACCACGCCTTCCGCGACGTGATCGCCCGCTACCACAAGGTGCCGGATTCGGTGCCGCCGCCGGCCCGGCCCGCGCCGGCCCCCGAGTCGGTGCTGCGCGACCCCGTCCGGCTGCTCGACGCCCCGGACCGCTGGGGCACCTGGGAGTTCCACGAGGAACTGCCCGCGTTCGACGACCTGACGCCGATGCCGCGGCTCGCCCTGCTGCGCACGACCGTCTCGGGCGACCGGCCGGGCGTCCTGGCGTTCGGCGAGGTCCGCGACCGCGCGACGGTGTTCTTCGACGGCGATCCGGTGGGCACCCTGCTGCGGGAGCACCACGACCGCGCGCTCGCGCTGCCGCGGGCGCACGGCGAGCTGCTGGTGCTGGTCGAGGACCAGGGCCGGGTCGACTACGGCCCCCGGATCGGCGAGGCGAAAGGCATCATCGGCGGCGCGTCGCTGCACGGCGAGCCGCTCGCGGGCTGGGACGTGCTGCCGCTCGATCTCGACGCGTTGCCGGCGTTGCGGCCGGCGGCCCCGTCGGCGGTCACCGGCCCGGTCGCCGGGCCGGTGCTGCTGCGCGCCGAAGTCGAGGTGGACGCCTCCGCCGACCTCTTCCTCGACACCGGGGAGTGGGGCAAGGGCCTCGCGTGGCTCAACGGGTTCCCGCTCGGCCGGTACTGGCGGCGCGGGCCGCAGCGGACGCTGTACGTGCCGCGCCCGGTCGTCCGCGCGGGCGCCAACGAACTCGTCGTGCTCGAACTGGGCACGATGCTCGACCCGGCGGCCCGGTTCGTGCCGCGGCCGCTGCTGGGACACACCGAGGCCTGAGCAAGTCCCCACCGGAACGAAGGGCAGTTCGACGATGAACCTGCGGCGTTTCCTGACCGTCCTCGCGGTACCCCTGGCCGCGGCCGGGATCACCGTGGCACCGGCTTCCGCGGCCACCGCGGTGACCGTGAAGCCCGACCCCGCCTACCGCCAGCAGCCGTTCGAGGGCTGGGGCTCGAGCCTGGCGTGGATGGCCGAGGCGACCGGCGGCTACCCCGACGCGGTGCGGAACCGGCTGGCCGACCTGGTCTTCGGCGCCGACGGGCTGAACCTGAACATCGCCCGGTTCAACATCGGCGGCGGCAACGCCCCGGACGTCCCGGCGTACCTGCGTCCGGGCGGGGCCGTGCCGGGCTGGTGGAAGGCGCCGGCCGGGACCACCCGCGCCGACAAGGACTGGTGGACACCCGGCGACCCCGCCGAGTTCGATGCCGCCGCGGACCCGAACCAGCGCTGGTGGGTGGACCGCATCAAGAACCGCGTCACGAAGTGGGAGGCGTTCAGCAACTCGCCGCCGTACTTCCAGACCGTGTCGGGGTACGTCTCCGGCGGCTTCACCGCCACCGACGAGCAGCTGCGGCCCGACAAGATCGGCGACTTCACGGCGTACCTGGCGCAGGTGGTGCGCACCTTGGAGCGGGTGCACGGGATCCGGTTCTCGTCGGTGGACCCGCTGAACGAGCCGAACACGAACTACTGGAAGACGACGCTCGGCGCCGACGGGAACCCGGTCGGCGGGCGGCAGGAGGGGGCGCACGTCGGGCCGTCCGTCCAGTCGCAGCTGATCCCGGCGATGGCCGCGGCGCTGCCCGGGAAGGTGGTTTCCGCACCGGACGAAACCAACCCGGACATCTTCGCCGCGGACTGGGCGGGCTGGTCCGCCGCGGCGCGGTCGGCGGCGGGGCGGCTGAACGTGCACACCTACGGCACCGGCAACCGGCCGATCCCGCGTGACATCGCGAAAGGCGCGTCGAAGCCGCTGTGGATGAGCGAGGTCGGCGGTAGCTGGCTGGACCGGCAGGACTTCACCAGCATGGACCCGGGGCTCGGGCTGGCCGGCCAGATCACCGACGACCTGAGGCTGCTGGAACCGAGCGCGTGGGTGAGCTGGCAGCCGATCGAGGACTACGACAACATGAAGCCCGGCGGGGAGAGCGCGGCCGGGATGAACTGGGGCGAGATCCAGGTTCCTTTCGACTGCACGACTTCCGACTGTCCTATTCGGACGAACACGAAGTTCGACACGATGCGGAACTTCACCCACTACATCCGGCCGGGTGACCGGCTGATCGCGTCGAACGACACCGCTTCGACGGCCGCGATGCGCGGGGACGACCTGTCCTCGGTGGTCCACGTCAACCCGGGCACGGCGGAGCAGGACGTCACGCTGGACCTGTCCGGGTTCGGGTGCGTCCGGCCCGGCGCCTCGGTGACGCCGGTCGTCACCGACGTCACCGGTGCGCTTCGCCGCGGCAAGGCGGTCCGGGTGACGTCGGCCCACGCCACCCTGCGGGTCCCGGCGCGGTCGGTGACGACCTTCCTCGTCGACGGCGTCTCGTCGACGGCCGCGGGCACGGGGCTGGGCTCGGGCAAGCCGTTCACCTTCACCGGCGTCCAGAGCGGCAAGTCGCTGTCGGCGGAGGGCGGTTCGCTGGTCCAGCGCACGACGGACGCATCGGCGGCCGCGCAGCGCTGGACGCTGACCGACCGCACGGGCCGCTACGGCAACCGCGACCGGTTCACCGTGACCAACGCCGGCACGGGCCAGGTGCTCAGCACGGCCGGCGGAGCGGTGACGCTGGCACCGCCGGGGACCTCGGACGCGGCCGCGCAGTGGACGGTGTCGACGACGGGCGACGGGACGTGGACGTTCGTCAACGCGGCGGACGGGCAGCTGCTGGACGTCACCGGCGAGTCCCGCGACGACGGCGCCCGCATCGGCCTGTACCGGCCGACGAACGGGCCGAACCAGCGCTGGCAGGCCGTCGCCCGCTGACCCCCAGCGCCCCAATGTGGCGTTCGGTGCGTCAGACGCACCGAACGCCACATTGGGTGCGTGGGACGCAACCAACGCCACATTGGGGCGCTTGACCGGCACTGGGGACAAGCCGGGCGTCACGCGCGGCAGGCGCCGAGATTTGTCGGTGCCTGCCGCTAGCGTGGAAACCGGGGGCTGCTCAGTCCGTCGTGCCGTACGGGCGCTGCGACACGCCCTTGTGGCCCTCGGCCTCGCCGCCCTTGCCGGCCGCGATCTCCTCGCCGCCCTTGCGGTGGCTGTCACCCGAGTCCGGCTCCATGCCGGTCGGGGACAGCGTCCCGCCCGTCGAGTGGTCTCCGGAGCCGCCCGGGTCGCCGCCGCTCGCCGCTCGGGCCTTGTCGCCGGCCTCGGCCGCGGTCGGGTCGTCGCCCGCCACGTCCGGTGCCCAGCCGTGGTGGTTTTCCTGTTCGGCCATGACGGCCTCCTCACCTGCCCCCTGTGCCCGCCCGCGTACCCGCCGGGAGCGGCATCAAACTCGGCTCCGGCGGCCGCTAGAATTCCCGCGGACCCGTTGAAACGCCAGCGGTGGTCTTGGTTGACGCTGCTGGCGAGCTCCTTCCCCTTGCTCGCCACTTGACGCATGGGAGGGGTGGGGCTGTGCCGACCACTGGCGACGGCATGGCGGAGCGGGTCGACGAGCTGAACGCCGTGCTGGCGGACCTCGTCGGAGTCCTCGAATCGGTGTCCGACACGCCGGGCCTGCTCGACGCCGTCTGCGGCGAGGCGGTCCGGGTGGTGCCCGACGCGGACCTGGCGAGCATCGTGGTGGTCCGCGACGGCGTGACCCAGACCGCGGCCTTCACCGACGAGCGCGCCCGGCGCATCGACGACGTGCAGTACGCGGCGGGCGACGGTCCCGGCCTGCTCGCGGCGCTCACCGGCGAGGTCGTGCGGGTCGCGGTCGGGGACACGG
This genomic window from Amycolatopsis mongoliensis contains:
- a CDS encoding DsbA family oxidoreductase — encoded protein: MWSDLVCPWCYLGKRRFERAVAELGADVEVVHHSFQLDPSFPRGTSRPTREVLSEKYGRTLEEADAMEAQMEQRAAADGLEYHLDGVHMGNTVDGHRLVHLAGERGLADAVVDRFYRAHFTERRSLFDRDSLVELAAEAGLDAAEARAVLESDAYEAEVAADGEQARSLGATGVPFFVIDQRFGVAGAQSPEVFAQVLRRAADVSGAAAG
- a CDS encoding glycoside hydrolase family 35 protein; this translates as MPEFVIGETDFLLDGRPFRILSGALHYFRVHPDLWADRIDKARRMGLNTIETYVPWNAHAPEPGTFDLSGGLDLDRFLRLVADAGMHAIVRPGPYICAEWDNGGLPAWLFRDPSVGVRRYEPRYLDAVREYLARVYEVVVPHQVDRGGPVLLVQIENEYGAFGDDKRYLRALAEHTRACGVTVPLTTVDQPTPEMLEAGSLEGLHRTASFGSGTEARLAILRAHQPTGPLMCSEFWNGWFDHWGAHHHTTSAADAAAELDALLAAGASVNLYMFHGGTNFGLTSGANDKGVYQPLVTSYDYDAPLDEAGDPTPKYHAFRDVIARYHKVPDSVPPPARPAPAPESVLRDPVRLLDAPDRWGTWEFHEELPAFDDLTPMPRLALLRTTVSGDRPGVLAFGEVRDRATVFFDGDPVGTLLREHHDRALALPRAHGELLVLVEDQGRVDYGPRIGEAKGIIGGASLHGEPLAGWDVLPLDLDALPALRPAAPSAVTGPVAGPVLLRAEVEVDASADLFLDTGEWGKGLAWLNGFPLGRYWRRGPQRTLYVPRPVVRAGANELVVLELGTMLDPAARFVPRPLLGHTEA
- a CDS encoding LacI family DNA-binding transcriptional regulator; amino-acid sequence: MADVAREAGVSGQTVSRVANGKTNVDDATRERVLAAMRRIGYRPNSAARALRNGKFRSIGVIISALPTFGNSRTLDAIAAAVVPEGFSIILMPVTRPTQGEVTGAFSKLNEQAVDGVIILIEQHQLDQSEIELPHGLPVVVIDSSARYDYPVVDTDQADGAATATRHLLELGHETVWHIAGPPQSYSAERRRKSWRATLELAGAFVPPVLTGDWSPSSGYQAGLALAADPAVTAVFVANDQMALGLLRALHETGRRVPDEVSVVGFDDMEESACFWPPLTTIRQSFEAVGRHAVSALLAEIETGAEAGEPVTVPTELIVRSSTAPPPA
- a CDS encoding carbohydrate ABC transporter permease, which codes for MATFSVTRPSKSRVLTAVMALYLVYTLVPLVWLVINATKTQPALFSSSGLAFGGPFALFDNIGQTFTYDGGIFFRWLGNTVLYVVVGAGGATILATAAGYGLAKYRFPGRRAVFAVVLGAVAVPGTALAVPTFLLFSKLGLTNTPLSVIIPSLISPFGLYLIWVYAADAIPDELLEAARIDGAGEIRIFLTVTLRQLVPGIVTVALFTMVQTWNNYFLPLIMLSEPKWYPLTVGLNQWSAQANGAGARPIFNLVLTGSLLTIIPLVIAFLLMQRFWQSGLSAGSVKQ
- a CDS encoding alpha-N-arabinofuranosidase, with amino-acid sequence MSADIEGDAGEVIGPVPRRLFGSFVEHMGRAVYTGIHEPGHSTSDERGFRGDVLELVRELGPTVIRYPGGNFVSGYRWEDGVGPERPVRLDPAWHSVESNRFGLHEFVAWAEAAGAEVMYAVNLGTRGIQEAADVLEYCNHPGGTELSERRRANGADRPFGFKLWCLGNEMDGPWQIGHKTADEYGRLAAETARVMRMIDPGVELVVAGSSHAGMPTFGSWERTVLRHTAALVDHISLHAYYQELHGDTDSYLASSAALDRYIGTTAGIIDETLAELGLDKRIGISVDEWNVWDLRRWNEVDQARLAEGGWREHPRIIEDTYTVTDAVVVGSLLSSLLRNVDRVTMANQAQLVNVIAPIRTEPGGPAWRQPTFHPFRQVATLAGGVSLRLTVEGERLRTAQHGEVDLVDVAATVEESGRGAVFLTNRATASPTEVRLRLRGARYGVYAAETLTTPDGGTRHTVNTADSQPVRPVPLPGAAATSDPGGTTITVTLPPLSWTALQLCPEAGGHA
- a CDS encoding ABC transporter substrate-binding protein; amino-acid sequence: MSRIRSRAKAFAAVALAAALAVGCSSGSPSGPAAATGSQDSVDAALKAGGTITYWSWTPSAKDQVAAFEKEYPNVKVNYVNAGTNKEEYTKLQNAIKAGTGGPDVVQIEYYALPQFALTDSLVNLDQYGFGAFEKDFSASTWSSVRVNNGTYGLPQDSGPMALFYNKEVFDKNGIAVPKTWDEYLAAAKKLHAADPTKYITSDTGDPGFALSMIWQAGGRPFSADGRNVKINLADAGTKKWTSTWDQLIQGKLLAPIKEWSDDWFRALGDGTISTLVTGAWMPGNFKSSVPGGAGKWAVAPMPTYDGQPVTAENGGSTQSVLKQSGNPALAAAFVRWLNHGNGVKPFIESGGFPATTADLTSPAFVDEAVPYFGGQKINQVLTQASKDVAKGWTYLPYQTYANSVFSDTVGKAYLNGTGLDAGLTAWQQALVDYGNQQGFTVSAG
- a CDS encoding carbohydrate ABC transporter permease; the encoded protein is MTSTAAPPVPAPPRRATPARRSRRQWRGWLFVAPFVLVFALTFLAPIIYAFGLSLFRDQAFFGGTVFVGADNYAQVLRDAKFWESFLRVLLFLVVQVPIMLLLALVAALAIDSARLHAAGFFRVVIFLPYAVPAVVAALMWGFMYGDHFGLAADLNHLLGTDAVKPLSDHWMLASIGNVVTWEFVGYNMLIFYSALKVIPKELYEAASIDGAGAFRTIASVKLPALRGSIVIATIFSIIGSFQLFNEPNIMRTLAPNVIGTFYTPNMYAYNLSFGGQQYNYSATVAIVMGVITAVIAYVVQLRGTRKGM